The following are encoded together in the Halopseudomonas salegens genome:
- a CDS encoding QsdR family transcriptional regulator, protein MPKSMTPLKKLLAKPESLRAQPIDAFKLARKKWLSGERINLAEMSDELGVGRATLSRWVGSKDQLLAEVLWSLYEPIFEQARNAATGSGAHYIAEVYRRTMQSILDARPLKEFVAQDSHYALGVMTASKIVQQRRLAACKALLQEQIDQGQLDLPLDLDTTAFVITRLNESFVHSEALVGKIPSIDKAVETILVLTGGAEAKSQP, encoded by the coding sequence GTGCCAAAATCAATGACCCCGCTGAAAAAATTGCTCGCCAAGCCGGAGTCTTTGCGCGCCCAACCGATTGACGCCTTCAAGCTGGCCCGTAAAAAGTGGCTGAGCGGCGAACGAATCAATCTGGCTGAAATGAGTGATGAACTCGGGGTGGGCCGTGCCACCTTGTCACGCTGGGTCGGCAGCAAGGATCAGTTGCTGGCTGAAGTGCTCTGGTCCTTGTATGAGCCCATCTTCGAACAGGCCAGAAACGCCGCAACGGGCTCCGGCGCGCACTATATTGCCGAAGTCTATCGCCGGACCATGCAATCCATTCTGGATGCCAGGCCGCTGAAGGAGTTTGTTGCCCAGGACAGTCACTATGCCCTGGGCGTGATGACCGCCAGCAAGATTGTCCAGCAGCGCCGGCTGGCCGCGTGCAAGGCCCTGCTGCAGGAACAGATCGATCAGGGGCAGCTTGACCTGCCACTGGATCTGGACACCACCGCCTTTGTGATCACCCGGCTGAACGAGTCTTTTGTGCACAGCGAGGCACTGGTGGGCAAGATACCGTCGATTGACAAGGCGGTAGAGACCATTCTGGTATTGACCGGCGGTGCCGAGGCAAAAAGCCAGCCTTGA